One stretch of Shewanella sp. Arc9-LZ DNA includes these proteins:
- a CDS encoding type III restriction-modification system endonuclease produces the protein MSEMKIKFNPDLTHQKDAISAVVGVFEGQETFQSNFSVSNAVQADMFTKNDGIGVANALSLLPEELYENTRNVQLVNGLPQTETTKQALPSLDFTIEMETGTGKTYVYLRSAFELNQRYGLTKFIIVVPSVAIKEGVYKSLQMTEEHFRKEYKNVQYDYFVYDSSKREQVRNFATNDYIQIMVINIDAFSKSFVDPAKESTANLIHRTDDRLNGMKPIEFIQATHPVVLIDEPQSVASTANRKKAIASLKPLCTFRYSATLTESFNMLYKLDSIDAYERKLVKQIEVASLEVQDNHNQAYIKLISVDNKKSPITAKIEIDAQTKTGKLQARKTITVKSSTDLFEASGGRTVYEGYVINDIYCEEGTEYIDFTSRDNIIELGQAIGEVDQDTYKRLQVSKTVEEHLEKELRFYKKITQGVDVMDHSKVISQKGIKVLSLFFIDKVANYRGYSVDGVPVQGKFAQWFEEEFTQQLKKPKYRILYPSVWDKNEGKFTINEQSLKELASSVHNGYFAQDKKKDSSGNPLFAESKLSAKGEGGKTAADESAYNLIMKDKEKLLSMEEKLRFIFSHSALKEGWDNPNVFQICTLNETNSVMKKRQEIGRGLRLAVDQSGERVPYGFEVNTLTVMANESYEEFVAALQKEIEEEEGIKFGAVEKHQFANIVIYGEHGTKQFLGAKKSEEIYQHLAAKGYIDKKGKIQDSLKADLADNTVSLPESLIEHSEAILATLSKVAKGLSIKKHEEKKTAKLREDNGKQIVLGDDFKALWDRIKYKTAYRVNFSVGDLVQKCIKEIRSSVAVGSAKFEYKKVKVAITEAELETFDEQSKIQYYRNRNFKLPDIVTYLESYTNLTRKTVVDILLGIGDKLEAFKNNPQKFIELASEVIRKQMRLAIVDGISYHRIGDDDFYAQELFQEEELTGYLKDMVEAKKSVYDYIVCDSGTEFEFAEKLEESTDVKLYAKLPAWFKIDTPLGSYNPDWAVLIDKDDGMGEQLYFVVETKSSIFSDELRSSEQAKIDCGIEHFKALSQDKNGRAIENPAKFVKADNFNTFATYLEE, from the coding sequence ATGTCTGAAATGAAGATAAAGTTTAACCCTGACCTTACTCACCAAAAAGATGCGATTAGCGCAGTTGTAGGTGTGTTTGAAGGACAAGAAACCTTTCAATCTAACTTCTCAGTATCTAATGCTGTTCAAGCAGATATGTTTACTAAAAATGATGGCATCGGTGTTGCTAATGCATTGAGTTTGTTACCTGAAGAGTTGTATGAAAATACTCGTAATGTTCAGTTAGTTAATGGTCTACCGCAAACTGAAACAACGAAACAAGCACTTCCAAGCCTTGATTTTACTATTGAGATGGAAACAGGTACGGGTAAAACCTACGTTTACCTGCGTAGCGCATTTGAGCTGAACCAACGTTATGGGTTGACTAAATTCATCATCGTTGTTCCGTCTGTAGCGATCAAAGAAGGTGTTTATAAATCTCTGCAAATGACCGAAGAGCATTTCAGAAAGGAGTATAAAAACGTTCAGTACGATTACTTTGTCTATGACTCTTCAAAACGTGAGCAAGTCAGAAACTTTGCTACCAATGATTATATTCAGATTATGGTTATCAACATTGATGCTTTCAGTAAATCATTTGTTGATCCTGCAAAAGAATCAACTGCCAACCTGATCCACCGTACTGATGATCGCTTAAACGGGATGAAGCCAATTGAGTTTATTCAAGCGACACACCCTGTAGTGTTGATTGATGAACCTCAATCAGTTGCTTCTACTGCTAACCGTAAAAAAGCGATTGCTAGCCTAAAACCGCTTTGCACATTCCGATATTCAGCAACGTTGACTGAAAGCTTCAACATGCTCTACAAGCTTGATTCAATAGACGCTTATGAGCGTAAGCTGGTTAAACAGATTGAAGTTGCTTCATTGGAAGTCCAAGACAACCATAACCAAGCGTATATTAAGCTGATTAGTGTCGATAACAAGAAATCACCAATTACAGCAAAAATTGAAATTGATGCTCAAACCAAGACTGGTAAATTACAAGCTCGCAAAACAATAACAGTTAAAAGTAGTACAGACCTTTTTGAAGCATCTGGTGGCCGAACTGTTTATGAAGGATATGTAATCAATGACATTTATTGCGAAGAAGGTACTGAGTACATCGACTTTACCAGTCGAGACAACATCATTGAACTTGGTCAAGCCATTGGTGAAGTTGACCAAGATACTTACAAACGACTTCAAGTATCCAAAACGGTTGAGGAGCATCTTGAAAAAGAGTTGAGATTTTATAAAAAAATAACTCAAGGTGTTGATGTGATGGATCACTCCAAGGTTATTAGCCAAAAAGGGATCAAGGTACTGAGCTTGTTCTTTATTGACAAAGTCGCCAACTATCGAGGCTACTCTGTAGACGGTGTGCCTGTACAAGGTAAATTTGCACAGTGGTTTGAAGAAGAGTTTACTCAACAGCTTAAAAAGCCAAAGTATAGGATCCTATATCCTAGTGTATGGGATAAAAACGAAGGCAAGTTCACTATTAATGAGCAATCTCTCAAAGAATTAGCCAGTTCTGTTCATAATGGCTACTTTGCACAAGATAAGAAAAAAGATTCATCTGGTAATCCTTTGTTTGCAGAGTCTAAGCTTTCAGCAAAGGGAGAAGGTGGCAAAACTGCTGCTGATGAATCTGCTTATAACTTGATTATGAAAGATAAAGAAAAGTTACTTTCAATGGAAGAGAAGTTACGTTTCATTTTTAGTCACTCTGCCCTTAAAGAGGGATGGGATAATCCTAACGTATTTCAGATATGTACCCTTAACGAAACTAATTCAGTGATGAAAAAACGTCAGGAGATTGGCCGAGGTTTGCGTTTAGCTGTCGATCAGTCTGGTGAGCGTGTACCTTATGGATTTGAAGTGAATACGCTAACGGTTATGGCGAATGAATCTTATGAGGAATTTGTAGCTGCACTTCAAAAAGAAATTGAAGAAGAAGAGGGTATTAAGTTTGGTGCAGTAGAAAAGCATCAATTTGCTAATATTGTGATCTATGGTGAACATGGTACTAAACAGTTTCTTGGAGCAAAAAAATCTGAAGAGATTTATCAACACTTAGCAGCTAAAGGTTATATTGATAAAAAAGGAAAAATTCAAGATTCCCTAAAAGCTGATTTAGCTGATAATACTGTGAGTTTACCTGAAAGCCTTATAGAACATTCTGAAGCAATTCTTGCGACTCTCAGTAAAGTTGCTAAAGGGTTGAGTATCAAAAAACACGAAGAAAAGAAAACCGCTAAACTTCGTGAAGATAATGGTAAGCAAATCGTGCTTGGCGATGATTTTAAAGCACTTTGGGATCGTATCAAGTACAAAACTGCTTATCGAGTTAATTTCAGCGTTGGTGATCTTGTACAAAAATGCATCAAAGAGATTAGATCGTCTGTCGCAGTAGGTAGTGCCAAGTTTGAATATAAAAAGGTGAAAGTCGCAATAACAGAGGCTGAATTGGAAACATTTGATGAACAATCAAAAATTCAATATTACCGTAATCGTAACTTTAAACTTCCTGATATTGTCACCTATCTTGAATCATACACTAACCTTACCCGTAAAACCGTTGTAGACATACTGCTTGGCATTGGTGATAAATTAGAGGCGTTTAAAAATAACCCTCAAAAATTCATTGAGTTAGCTAGTGAAGTCATTCGTAAACAGATGCGTTTAGCTATTGTTGATGGCATTTCATATCATCGAATTGGAGATGATGATTTTTATGCTCAAGAGCTATTCCAAGAGGAGGAATTAACCGGATACCTCAAGGATATGGTTGAAGCGAAAAAGTCTGTTTATGATTACATCGTTTGTGATTCGGGGACTGAGTTTGAATTTGCTGAGAAACTCGAAGAATCGACGGATGTTAAGCTTTACGCAAAATTACCTGCTTGGTTTAAAATAGATACGCCATTGGGAAGTTACAATCCTGATTGGGCGGTTTTAATAGACAAAGATGATGGTATGGGTGAACAGCTCTATTTTGTCGTTGAAACCAAATCAAGTATTTTTTCTGATGAGTTACGCTCCTCAGAACAAGCAAAAATTGATTGTGGTATTGAGCACTTTAAAGCGTTATCACAAGACAAAAACGGTAGAGCCATAGAGAACCCTGCTAAGTTTGTTAAGGCTGATAATTTTAATACTTTTGCTACATACCTAGAAGAATAA
- a CDS encoding Panacea domain-containing protein, which yields MSDITFQDVAKYILEKKGDMSAMKLQKLMYYSQAWSLVWDEACLFDDDFEAWANGPVLKPLYNLHRGQFKVSSEIVSGGNTDKLSQEQVDSIDKVLDFFGSKTAQWLSDLTHKEQPWIIAREGLEPMQTSSNIITKGSMDEYYSAL from the coding sequence ATGAGCGATATTACATTTCAAGATGTAGCTAAATACATCCTAGAGAAAAAAGGTGATATGTCAGCGATGAAGCTGCAAAAGCTAATGTATTACTCTCAAGCATGGTCACTAGTTTGGGATGAAGCGTGTCTTTTCGATGATGATTTCGAAGCGTGGGCTAATGGCCCGGTTTTAAAGCCCTTATACAATTTACATCGCGGACAATTCAAGGTTAGTAGTGAGATTGTAAGTGGTGGTAACACCGACAAACTTAGCCAAGAACAAGTTGATAGCATTGATAAAGTTCTAGATTTCTTTGGATCGAAAACTGCACAGTGGTTAAGCGACTTAACACACAAAGAGCAGCCTTGGATTATCGCCCGAGAAGGCTTAGAACCAATGCAGACATCTAGTAATATAATAACCAAAGGTTCAATGGACGAATATTATTCAGCTCTATAA
- a CDS encoding IS4 family transposase: MFEQELELVHESVEESGSYDSVMEAIDSEWIEQSLLSANKASIRNRRLPAQQAVWLVLWMGLIRNQSIKEVCSSMDIALQSGDSTWSRVAPSVLTDCRRRLGEAPMSYLFKSTISAWLEQALGDQNTLGLTTLAVDGTVFRCQDSEENANEFGFISKTHKPYPQLRLVSLISTETRMVLGAAFDGCHVGEITLAQRLVQDTPDNSLTLFDRCYFSADLLVNWQSSGVQRHWLTPVKSKMRYEVVEEFANNDLLIDMPVSPQARKKNPELPETWRARFIAYQEPKGEIKGFVTSLVDPVKYPLDKLLNIYWQRWEIEEGYGELKQTQLQSKVTLRSKFVEGVKQELWGVLIAYNLVRLEMTAIAKEAKVAPTRISFTAAISLIDTQLRWLALSPDGKLPAKLKQMRADIKHFILPDKRKHRTYPRSVLYIPSRYPLKYKQ; encoded by the coding sequence ATGTTTGAGCAAGAGCTTGAATTAGTTCATGAGTCTGTTGAAGAAAGTGGGTCTTATGATTCTGTAATGGAGGCTATTGATTCTGAGTGGATCGAACAATCACTCCTTTCAGCTAACAAGGCGAGTATCCGTAATCGCCGTCTGCCTGCGCAGCAGGCAGTCTGGCTAGTGCTTTGGATGGGATTAATACGTAACCAGTCCATCAAAGAAGTCTGTAGCTCGATGGATATAGCACTTCAATCTGGAGACTCCACCTGGTCTCGTGTAGCACCGAGTGTATTGACGGATTGCCGACGACGCTTAGGTGAAGCCCCAATGTCTTACTTATTTAAATCCACTATATCAGCCTGGCTTGAGCAAGCGTTAGGGGACCAAAATACACTAGGGCTTACCACTCTTGCCGTTGATGGAACGGTGTTTCGTTGCCAAGACTCTGAAGAAAATGCCAATGAGTTTGGTTTTATTTCAAAAACACACAAACCCTATCCTCAACTTCGATTAGTCAGCCTTATATCTACTGAAACCAGAATGGTATTAGGTGCTGCCTTTGATGGTTGTCACGTAGGAGAGATCACACTCGCACAGCGTTTAGTTCAAGATACACCTGATAACTCCTTAACCCTATTTGACCGTTGTTATTTCTCTGCTGACTTATTAGTCAATTGGCAAAGCTCTGGAGTACAGCGACATTGGCTGACACCCGTAAAGTCAAAAATGCGTTACGAGGTGGTCGAAGAGTTTGCGAATAATGATTTGCTCATTGATATGCCAGTCTCTCCCCAAGCGAGAAAGAAAAACCCCGAGCTTCCCGAAACATGGCGTGCCCGTTTTATTGCTTATCAAGAGCCAAAAGGTGAAATAAAAGGCTTCGTCACCTCATTGGTTGATCCCGTTAAGTATCCGCTGGACAAGCTACTTAATATCTACTGGCAACGCTGGGAAATAGAAGAAGGATACGGTGAACTTAAGCAAACCCAGCTACAAAGCAAGGTGACGTTACGAAGCAAATTTGTTGAAGGTGTTAAGCAAGAGTTGTGGGGAGTGCTTATCGCTTATAATCTGGTTCGTTTAGAAATGACAGCGATAGCAAAGGAAGCTAAAGTTGCGCCAACCCGTATCAGTTTTACCGCGGCAATAAGCTTGATAGATACACAATTAAGGTGGCTTGCTTTATCACCAGATGGAAAGCTGCCAGCGAAACTTAAGCAAATGCGAGCCGATATAAAACACTTTATCCTTCCAGATAAAAGAAAGCACCGAACGTATCCACGCTCAGTGCTCTATATACCTAGCCGTTATCCACTTAAATATAAACAGTAA
- a CDS encoding EAL domain-containing protein yields the protein MTLFRQIYALLFGLFLLTIASVAYVQFSETQGFLSKQMESDLNNASNSLGLMLTPVLEAGDDAGAETLVNVIFEGGYYQQIKLTWLVDGKQQVWNNSVKVDNIPQWFIDLNLFKTIKKQTTITSGWLQLATLEITAHPGFGYQELWRIISDIIILFSILFLIAIIFARVGLSWILKPLNTLSLHAKQIAAQQFGPDMPTPKTRELKELVNAFNSMSAQLKQVFNSLDEEVSALRKKNLIDQVSGLPNRQYMVSRVNGWLSEPSTGALYLVKMDWLEEVHSKYGFQVRDETIRILAEKLQHHQDQISSSVIARIAAYEFAFLVEDCEHDQLAKYLQSLIRTVNKEISKAGCKPNEQFYIGVAERLGQMTVSDMLAQADNALQQSIKDDKVFHWFENTQKQLFTREEWRNNLSHAIKNKKFQFRWQSIQLCAKDEICQRELYCQLQIGDTILHAGQFVPYIELLSLGTMFDRCLIETVNEHRLLERNYERVAINLTYQSISDADFHLWLKQFLRSNKYTERICFEIPEASVYSDLESCENLCKVIRDSGAQFGIDHFGRQFGSMAYLQSLRPNYVKLDQSFAYIEENQHNSELCRALVNVAKGLDIQVIVTGIQEANQLTRFTELRVDAYQGFIVPPVNVKL from the coding sequence ATGACCCTGTTCAGGCAGATCTATGCGTTACTTTTCGGGCTTTTCTTGTTAACAATTGCAAGCGTAGCCTATGTACAATTTTCAGAAACCCAAGGATTCTTATCCAAACAAATGGAATCTGATCTCAACAATGCCAGTAATTCATTAGGATTAATGCTGACCCCTGTTTTAGAAGCCGGTGATGATGCCGGAGCTGAAACATTAGTCAATGTCATTTTTGAGGGCGGCTATTATCAACAAATCAAACTAACGTGGTTGGTTGATGGTAAGCAACAAGTGTGGAACAACTCTGTTAAAGTCGATAATATCCCTCAATGGTTTATCGATCTTAACCTGTTTAAAACCATTAAAAAACAAACCACGATTACCTCTGGTTGGTTACAACTTGCCACACTAGAAATTACAGCTCACCCAGGATTTGGCTATCAGGAGTTATGGCGGATTATTTCCGACATTATTATTCTATTTTCAATCTTATTTCTCATCGCCATTATATTTGCGCGAGTGGGATTAAGCTGGATTTTAAAACCCTTAAACACCCTTTCTTTACACGCTAAACAAATAGCAGCACAGCAATTTGGCCCAGATATGCCAACGCCAAAAACAAGGGAGTTAAAAGAGCTCGTCAATGCATTTAACAGTATGTCAGCCCAATTAAAGCAAGTATTTAATTCTCTTGACGAAGAAGTCTCAGCATTAAGAAAGAAAAATCTTATCGATCAAGTCTCAGGGCTGCCAAATAGACAATATATGGTCAGTAGAGTTAATGGTTGGTTAAGCGAACCCAGTACCGGAGCACTTTACTTAGTCAAAATGGATTGGCTAGAAGAAGTACATAGCAAATACGGTTTCCAAGTTCGCGATGAGACCATCCGCATTCTGGCTGAGAAACTACAACACCACCAAGATCAAATTTCTTCTTCTGTTATAGCCCGCATTGCAGCATATGAATTTGCCTTCCTTGTTGAGGACTGTGAACATGACCAGCTGGCTAAGTATTTGCAAAGCCTAATACGTACTGTTAATAAAGAAATATCTAAAGCTGGCTGTAAACCAAATGAACAGTTTTATATTGGTGTTGCTGAACGTCTAGGACAAATGACAGTATCAGACATGTTGGCTCAAGCAGATAACGCACTCCAACAGTCCATTAAAGACGACAAAGTGTTCCATTGGTTTGAGAACACTCAAAAGCAGCTGTTTACCCGTGAAGAGTGGCGCAATAATTTAAGTCATGCCATAAAGAACAAAAAATTCCAATTCCGTTGGCAGTCGATTCAGCTATGTGCCAAAGATGAAATTTGTCAGCGCGAACTATATTGCCAACTGCAAATAGGCGACACCATCCTCCATGCTGGTCAGTTTGTTCCCTATATAGAATTACTCTCATTAGGCACAATGTTCGATCGTTGTTTAATAGAAACAGTCAATGAACATCGTTTACTCGAACGCAATTATGAACGCGTCGCCATCAATCTTACTTATCAAAGTATAAGCGATGCTGATTTTCATCTTTGGCTAAAACAATTCCTACGATCCAATAAATACACCGAACGGATTTGCTTTGAAATCCCAGAGGCAAGTGTATATAGCGATTTAGAATCTTGTGAAAATCTCTGTAAAGTCATTCGAGATTCAGGAGCTCAGTTTGGTATCGATCATTTTGGTCGCCAATTCGGTTCAATGGCTTACTTACAAAGTCTACGTCCAAATTATGTCAAACTAGACCAATCATTTGCCTATATTGAAGAGAATCAACACAACAGCGAATTATGTCGTGCTTTAGTGAATGTCGCTAAAGGGTTAGATATTCAAGTGATTGTCACAGGCATCCAAGAAGCAAACCAATTAACACGATTTACTGAACTCAGAGTCGATGCTTATCAAGGCTTTATTGTACCGCCGGTCAATGTGAAGCTCTAA
- a CDS encoding transglutaminase-like cysteine peptidase: protein MASALLVSCLYAAPTQELNQQQTVSALSKRYGDRAGLRANAWFKIVSDSQQLADIDKLEKVNQFFNLFRFIDDQTLWGESNYWASPMEFIGANGGDCEDFSIAKYFTLLQLGIPEDKLRITMVKATSLNQYHMVLAYYEKPSSIPLVLDNLDKTIKLATKRKDLLPVYSFNGKQLWLNKEKGRGVLAGSSSRLEKWTDLKLRLGVDRLRQPKLNME from the coding sequence ATGGCATCGGCCCTTTTAGTTTCATGTTTATATGCTGCACCAACTCAAGAATTGAATCAGCAGCAAACCGTTTCAGCATTGTCGAAACGTTATGGCGATCGCGCAGGATTACGAGCAAATGCTTGGTTCAAAATCGTCAGTGATTCACAACAACTTGCTGATATTGATAAATTAGAAAAAGTGAATCAATTTTTTAATTTATTTCGATTCATTGATGATCAAACTCTATGGGGTGAATCCAATTATTGGGCATCGCCAATGGAGTTTATCGGGGCTAACGGAGGGGATTGCGAAGACTTCTCAATCGCAAAGTATTTCACGCTTCTTCAACTGGGTATTCCTGAAGATAAACTCCGAATCACCATGGTAAAAGCAACATCGCTGAATCAATATCATATGGTGTTAGCATACTATGAAAAGCCTAGTTCGATTCCGTTAGTGCTCGACAATTTGGATAAAACCATAAAATTGGCAACGAAACGAAAAGATCTCCTGCCTGTTTACAGTTTTAACGGTAAACAATTATGGCTAAACAAAGAAAAAGGTCGAGGTGTGTTAGCTGGCTCATCATCACGCCTTGAAAAATGGACTGACCTTAAACTTAGATTAGGTGTAGACCGCTTACGCCAACCCAAACTCAACATGGAGTAG
- a CDS encoding OmpA family protein, whose protein sequence is MKYLMILLALITTTGCSINDIVESNASTPQNFDLADSDRDGVIMARERCAGTIIGAAVDNYGCGSIKDINERQDLKILFSNNSVVIEQQYYNQIERVANIMKTYPTTKVKIEGHTSKRGSYELNLALSQKRAKAVIEVLENTFGIDPSRLNATGYSFDNPIDNSGTPEAEERNRRVIAEVTADDTIPEMRWNIYTVDEQND, encoded by the coding sequence ATGAAATATTTGATGATTTTACTCGCATTGATTACAACAACAGGTTGTTCGATCAACGATATTGTCGAGTCTAATGCTTCTACACCACAAAATTTTGATCTTGCCGACAGTGATCGTGATGGTGTGATAATGGCCCGAGAACGTTGTGCTGGCACCATCATTGGTGCTGCTGTCGACAACTATGGTTGTGGTAGCATCAAAGATATCAATGAACGCCAAGACTTAAAAATACTATTTAGTAATAATTCAGTGGTTATCGAACAGCAGTATTATAACCAAATTGAACGCGTCGCTAATATCATGAAAACCTACCCTACCACTAAGGTAAAAATAGAAGGCCATACCAGTAAACGTGGAAGCTATGAACTTAATTTAGCGTTATCTCAAAAACGTGCAAAAGCGGTTATCGAAGTGTTAGAAAACACCTTTGGTATCGATCCAAGCCGTCTTAACGCTACAGGGTATAGTTTTGATAACCCAATTGATAACAGTGGCACGCCAGAAGCAGAAGAGCGTAATCGTCGTGTGATAGCTGAAGTCACAGCCGATGACACCATTCCAGAAATGAGATGGAATATTTACACTGTCGATGAGCAAAATGACTAA
- a CDS encoding TolC family outer membrane protein: MTTIINQQIKLSAVALALSMLIAPTASSQTLEQAVAHTLDTNPDLRIAFNRFKAREEQVNQAVAGYMPTVDLSAGYGWEQTDSPSTRRKVGQGDVDNDGMIDLERGEAGFSIKQMLFDGFYTSSEVDRYSYEASADQWALFAAAEDMALDVAKVYLDYIRSEQVLLLSEKNLASHKDIYDQIKQRTDSGLGSIADLSQITGRLARANANVISAKNNLEDARAAYIRIVEAKPDDLILPVPDADMLPKSLDKGLMAAKSKHPVLKSAESDINAAKKERSSAKASYFPQLSLELNGNWNNDTDGEDGYSAISSQNVNGYNNDLVAMVRVKYNLFSGGKDVSKDRETAYKVNEAKEIQQRAYRQVVEGVSLAWNAYEMLAPQKQFIREHVVASKQTQVAYVQQFNLGQRTLLDLLDTENELFEARKDYLQTEYDEIAARYRVLNATGDLLDSLRVTRPGEWRGEREYEGGVK; encoded by the coding sequence ATGACAACTATTATAAATCAACAAATAAAGCTAAGTGCTGTTGCTCTTGCTTTATCAATGTTGATAGCGCCAACAGCCTCAAGCCAGACTCTTGAGCAAGCTGTTGCACATACGCTAGACACAAACCCAGATTTACGCATTGCTTTTAATCGCTTTAAAGCGCGTGAAGAGCAAGTTAATCAAGCCGTAGCAGGCTATATGCCAACCGTAGATCTTTCTGCGGGCTATGGCTGGGAGCAAACCGATAGCCCTTCAACTCGTCGTAAAGTAGGCCAAGGTGATGTTGATAATGACGGTATGATTGATTTAGAACGTGGCGAAGCCGGTTTTAGTATCAAACAAATGCTGTTTGATGGTTTCTATACCAGTAGCGAAGTCGATCGTTATTCGTATGAAGCTAGCGCGGATCAGTGGGCATTATTTGCTGCTGCTGAAGATATGGCATTGGATGTTGCAAAGGTCTATTTGGACTACATCCGTAGCGAGCAAGTATTATTACTCTCCGAGAAAAATCTCGCGAGTCATAAAGACATTTACGATCAAATAAAACAACGCACAGATTCAGGTTTAGGATCGATAGCAGATTTATCGCAAATCACCGGTCGTCTTGCCCGTGCAAACGCCAATGTAATTTCGGCTAAAAACAATTTAGAAGATGCTCGTGCAGCCTATATCAGAATTGTTGAAGCGAAACCCGATGACCTAATTCTGCCAGTGCCTGATGCCGATATGCTACCAAAAAGCTTAGATAAAGGGCTCATGGCAGCAAAATCAAAACACCCAGTATTAAAATCAGCCGAAAGCGATATTAACGCCGCTAAAAAAGAACGTAGCTCAGCCAAAGCCAGCTATTTCCCACAATTAAGCCTAGAACTTAATGGTAACTGGAATAATGATACTGATGGCGAAGATGGCTACAGCGCAATTAGCAGCCAAAATGTTAACGGCTATAACAATGATTTAGTTGCTATGGTTCGGGTTAAATATAACCTTTTCTCCGGTGGTAAAGACGTCTCAAAAGACAGAGAAACAGCCTATAAAGTCAACGAAGCAAAAGAAATCCAACAACGCGCTTATCGCCAAGTTGTTGAGGGTGTTTCGTTAGCTTGGAATGCTTATGAAATGTTAGCCCCACAAAAACAGTTCATCCGTGAACATGTTGTGGCGTCAAAACAGACTCAAGTGGCTTATGTGCAACAATTTAACTTGGGCCAACGAACTCTGCTCGATTTACTCGATACCGAAAATGAACTATTTGAAGCTCGTAAGGATTACTTGCAAACCGAGTATGACGAAATTGCTGCTCGTTACCGAGTATTGAATGCGACAGGCGATCTACTTGACTCACTTCGAGTAACACGCCCGGGAGAATGGCGTGGTGAGCGTGAATATGAGGGAGGTGTTAAATAA
- a CDS encoding HlyD family type I secretion periplasmic adaptor subunit — protein MSKHLTVADLEMVDDVYGAMMTDAPSGHRLIIWSLSAMMVCFFIWAYFSELDQVTSGTGKVIPSSQIQIIQSLDGGILQEIYVQEGSMVTKGQPLARIDDTRFRSDFDQQEQEVFGLQTNIIRMRTELDSIIISDMSSDWRQQVKITKQNLVFPQTIIDEEPELVRRQQEEYSIRLDNLSNQLEILVRQIQQRQQEIEELASRISTLTTSYQLVSRELELTRPLARKGIVPEVELLKLERTVNDIQGELQSVRLLRPKVKASMDEAILKRREAVFVYATDLRAQLNEMQTKLSRMNQAQKGAFDKVSKAVIASPVIGTIKKINFNTLGGVVQPGEEIMEIVPSEDKLLIETKITPKDIAFLHPGLPAIVKVTAYDFTRYGGLKGTVEHISADTSQDEEGNSFYIVKVRTQESSLMKDDGTEMPIIPGMLTSVDVITGKKSILEYILNPILRAKDTALRER, from the coding sequence ATGAGTAAGCATCTTACCGTAGCCGACTTAGAAATGGTTGATGACGTTTATGGTGCCATGATGACTGACGCCCCGTCAGGACATCGTCTTATCATATGGTCACTGTCCGCAATGATGGTGTGTTTTTTTATTTGGGCTTACTTCTCAGAATTAGATCAGGTGACATCAGGAACGGGTAAAGTTATTCCGTCGTCACAGATTCAAATTATCCAAAGTCTAGATGGCGGAATTTTGCAGGAAATCTATGTCCAAGAAGGGAGTATGGTCACTAAAGGACAACCTTTAGCCCGGATTGATGACACCCGATTCCGCTCCGATTTTGACCAACAAGAACAAGAAGTGTTCGGATTACAAACTAATATTATTCGCATGCGCACCGAATTAGACAGTATTATTATTTCAGATATGTCTTCAGACTGGCGCCAACAGGTCAAAATAACCAAGCAAAATTTGGTATTTCCGCAGACCATTATTGACGAAGAGCCAGAACTGGTTAGGCGTCAACAAGAAGAATATTCAATTCGGTTGGATAATTTAAGCAACCAATTAGAAATTCTTGTACGTCAGATCCAACAACGTCAGCAAGAAATAGAAGAGTTGGCCTCTAGAATTAGTACCCTTACGACGAGTTATCAATTAGTATCTCGCGAGCTTGAATTGACTCGACCACTTGCTCGAAAAGGCATTGTTCCGGAAGTTGAACTGCTCAAACTTGAGCGCACAGTGAATGATATTCAAGGTGAATTACAATCGGTTAGGCTTTTACGTCCAAAAGTGAAAGCGTCTATGGATGAAGCCATTTTAAAGCGCCGAGAAGCTGTATTTGTTTATGCCACTGATTTACGTGCACAGCTCAATGAAATGCAAACCAAATTATCACGTATGAATCAGGCACAAAAAGGCGCATTTGATAAGGTCAGTAAAGCCGTCATTGCCTCGCCTGTTATAGGCACCATTAAAAAAATTAACTTTAATACCTTAGGTGGCGTTGTACAGCCAGGTGAAGAGATTATGGAAATTGTTCCATCAGAAGATAAACTGCTGATAGAAACCAAAATCACTCCTAAAGATATTGCTTTTTTACATCCGGGATTACCCGCTATCGTAAAAGTCACCGCATATGACTTTACCCGTTATGGCGGGCTAAAAGGAACCGTTGAACACATTAGCGCCGATACGTCACAGGATGAAGAAGGCAATAGTTTCTATATTGTAAAAGTGCGAACACAAGAGTCCAGTTTAATGAAAGACGATGGCACAGAGATGCCAATAATTCCAGGGATGCTCACTTCAGTAGATGTCATCACGGGAAAAAAATCCATACTTGAGTACATTTTAAATCCAATTTTAAGAGCGAAAGATACCGCCCTTAGAGAGCGCTAA